A window of the Novosphingobium sp. EMRT-2 genome harbors these coding sequences:
- a CDS encoding recombinase family protein, which yields MLIGYMRVSSVDDRQSVDLQRDALLAAGVDERHLYSDKASGARDDRPGLKACLEFLKAGDTLVVWKLDRLGRSLTNLLAIITDLKNRGVAFRSLTEQMDTSTPHGELLFSLFGALAQYERALTRERVMAGLVAARRRGRRGGRPPSIDAETIEQITAALDAGASKASVCRSFKVPRSTLIGTLDRIGWTGPVKA from the coding sequence ATGCTCATCGGGTACATGCGTGTCTCATCGGTCGATGACCGTCAGTCGGTTGACCTTCAACGCGATGCCCTCCTCGCCGCAGGTGTCGATGAGCGCCATCTCTATTCCGACAAGGCATCGGGCGCCCGGGATGATCGTCCCGGCCTGAAGGCTTGCCTCGAATTCCTGAAGGCCGGCGACACCTTGGTCGTTTGGAAACTCGACCGTCTCGGGCGATCATTGACCAATCTTCTGGCGATCATAACCGATCTGAAAAATCGAGGTGTGGCCTTCCGATCGCTAACGGAGCAGATGGACACAAGCACGCCCCATGGTGAATTGCTGTTTTCGCTCTTCGGCGCGCTCGCCCAATATGAACGCGCGCTCACGCGTGAGCGGGTGATGGCAGGCTTGGTCGCAGCTCGACGACGGGGCCGGCGCGGGGGCCGGCCGCCCAGCATTGACGCGGAAACGATCGAGCAGATCACGGCAGCCCTCGATGCCGGCGCAAGCAAGGCGTCGGTGTGCCGATCATTCAAGGTGCCGCGATCGACCCTCATCGGCACGCTCGATCGCATTGGCTGGACGGGACCGGTCAAGGCCTGA
- a CDS encoding nuclear transport factor 2 family protein, translating to MTTKELCQRYLTALNDGNLDATLALFSQDAQVSSPLYGVRDAQSFYTALFADTARSETRLLNVFYQSNTGSAIALHFEYDWTLGNGKLVKFECVDVFELTADAQKFQKITIIYDTAHLRSDFNESTR from the coding sequence ATGACTACCAAAGAATTATGCCAAAGATACCTGACCGCGCTTAATGATGGGAATCTTGACGCCACACTGGCTTTATTTTCGCAAGATGCTCAGGTTTCCTCGCCTCTTTACGGTGTACGTGACGCGCAGTCCTTCTACACGGCGCTGTTCGCAGATACCGCGCGGTCTGAAACCCGGTTGTTGAATGTCTTTTACCAATCCAACACTGGCTCAGCGATCGCTCTGCATTTCGAGTACGACTGGACGCTGGGGAATGGGAAGCTGGTCAAGTTCGAGTGCGTCGACGTCTTCGAATTGACAGCCGATGCGCAAAAATTCCAGAAAATCACGATCATCTACGACACGGCTCATCTAAGGTCCGATTTCAACGAAAGTACGCGATAG
- a CDS encoding response regulator transcription factor: MGNKRVVHIVDDEETIRKALRFTLRTAGFAVEAYASGPEFLSAAGDAKKGCVILDMHMPDMDGLQVQVELTRRGIDMPVVMLTGNGDPTLAVQAMQAGAADFLAKPVEKAALLGAIDRAFSSLENITGRAAVQADALSKAARLTQRERAVLRGIARGYPNSFIADELGTTPRTVELDRASLMVKLGAQSLPDLLRIAFAVDLNGSPEDDRH; encoded by the coding sequence ATGGGGAACAAGCGCGTCGTTCACATCGTCGATGACGAAGAGACAATCCGAAAGGCACTGCGATTCACGTTGCGTACCGCCGGCTTCGCCGTCGAGGCCTACGCTTCGGGGCCGGAGTTTCTGTCGGCCGCGGGTGACGCTAAGAAAGGCTGCGTGATCCTCGACATGCACATGCCGGATATGGACGGCCTTCAGGTCCAGGTGGAGCTGACGCGACGCGGGATTGATATGCCTGTCGTCATGCTCACCGGCAATGGCGATCCCACGCTCGCCGTGCAGGCAATGCAGGCGGGCGCTGCCGACTTTCTCGCCAAACCGGTCGAAAAGGCCGCATTGCTTGGCGCGATCGACCGCGCCTTCAGCTCGCTGGAGAATATAACCGGGCGTGCCGCAGTACAGGCCGACGCGCTGTCGAAAGCCGCGAGACTGACGCAGCGCGAACGGGCCGTTCTTAGAGGGATTGCGCGAGGCTATCCCAATAGCTTTATCGCAGATGAACTCGGTACCACGCCGCGCACGGTCGAGCTGGATCGAGCCAGCCTGATGGTCAAACTGGGAGCCCAAAGTTTGCCCGACTTGCTACGGATCGCGTTTGCTGTGGACCTGAACGGATCGCCTGAGGACGATCGCCATTAG
- the cueR gene encoding Cu(I)-responsive transcriptional regulator, which produces MNIGETSRRSGVSERMIRHYEKIGLIPAPPRRGAGYRDYDERDLHRLRFIANARDLGFPIEEIRTLLGLWADTGRASGEVKRLALARAEEFERKAAALTALRDTLVDLAERCHGDARPDCPIIAELATGRSA; this is translated from the coding sequence GTGAACATCGGCGAGACGTCTCGGCGGAGCGGCGTCTCGGAGCGGATGATCCGCCATTATGAGAAGATAGGCCTCATCCCGGCGCCGCCGCGCCGGGGTGCGGGCTATCGCGACTATGACGAGCGCGATCTTCATCGCCTGCGGTTCATCGCCAATGCGCGCGATCTGGGGTTTCCGATCGAGGAGATCCGCACTTTGCTCGGCCTTTGGGCGGATACGGGTCGCGCGAGTGGCGAGGTGAAGCGGCTTGCGCTGGCCCGTGCCGAGGAATTCGAGCGCAAGGCGGCAGCGCTGACGGCGCTGCGCGACACGCTGGTCGATCTCGCCGAACGCTGCCACGGCGACGCGCGGCCGGATTGTCCGATCATTGCCGAACTCGCCACGGGCCGATCCGCATAA
- a CDS encoding heavy metal translocating P-type ATPase produces MNETHGAAHGGGCCGSHGAAKPAAGVKDPVCGMTVDPAITAHHAEHGGESYHFCSAGCRAKFIADPERYLGPPAPPVAVPEGTIWTCPMHPEIRQDHPGSCPICGMALEPATVTADSGPSHELVDFTRRFRVGLMLALPVLILEMGAHLFPAIHRLVPMSISVWIQFVLATPVVLWAGWPFFERGWTSLKTRNLNMFTLIAMGTGVAWIYSVVATLAPQLFPPAFRGEDGMVAVYFEAAAVITVLVLLGQVLELRARERTSGAIKALLNLAPKTARRIGSDGNEEEISLDLVAVGDRLRVRPGEKVPVDGVVEDGRSSLDESMVTGESMPVTKAKADTVIGGTLNQTGALVIVADKVGRDTMLARIVQMVAEAQRSRAPIQRMADQVSGWFVPVVIAVAVVAFIAWGIWGPEPRFAYGLVAAVAVLIIACPCALGLATPMSIMVGVGRGAGLGVLIKNAEALEQMEKVDTLVVDKTGTLTEGRPAVTQIVPAPGFDEAELLRLAASVERASEHPLALAIVEAAKDRGIATSDVIDFDSPTGRGALGTVEGRRIVLGNARFLADEGVATEALASQADALRRDGATAIFIGIDGTVGGAFAIADPVKATTPEALAALKAEGIRVVMLTGDNRTTAEAVARRLGIDEVEAEVLPDQKSAVVAKFKREGRVVAMAGDGVNDAPALAAADVGIAMGSGTDVAIESAGVTLLKGDLTGIVRARKLSQATMSNIRQNLVFAFIYNVAGVPVAAGALYPLFGILLSPIIAAAAMALSSVSVVTNALRLNRKAL; encoded by the coding sequence ATGAACGAGACACATGGAGCGGCGCATGGCGGCGGTTGCTGCGGCAGCCACGGCGCTGCGAAACCAGCGGCTGGCGTCAAGGACCCGGTCTGCGGCATGACCGTCGATCCTGCGATCACTGCGCACCATGCCGAGCATGGCGGTGAAAGCTATCATTTCTGCAGCGCGGGCTGCCGGGCAAAATTCATCGCCGATCCCGAGCGCTATCTCGGCCCGCCGGCACCGCCAGTCGCGGTGCCAGAAGGCACGATCTGGACCTGCCCTATGCATCCCGAGATTCGGCAGGACCATCCCGGGTCCTGTCCGATCTGCGGCATGGCGCTCGAGCCCGCGACCGTGACTGCCGACAGCGGCCCCAGCCATGAGCTGGTCGATTTCACACGGCGCTTCCGGGTCGGCCTGATGCTGGCCCTCCCGGTGCTGATCCTCGAGATGGGCGCGCATCTCTTTCCCGCGATCCATCGCCTCGTGCCGATGTCGATCTCGGTATGGATCCAGTTCGTGCTGGCGACACCCGTCGTGCTCTGGGCGGGCTGGCCCTTCTTCGAGCGTGGCTGGACCTCGCTCAAGACCCGCAACCTCAACATGTTCACCCTGATCGCGATGGGGACCGGGGTCGCCTGGATCTACAGCGTCGTCGCGACGCTCGCGCCCCAGCTGTTCCCGCCCGCCTTCCGCGGAGAGGACGGCATGGTTGCCGTCTATTTCGAGGCGGCCGCGGTGATCACTGTCCTCGTGCTGCTCGGCCAGGTGCTCGAACTGCGCGCGCGTGAGCGAACCTCGGGCGCGATCAAGGCGCTGCTCAATCTCGCGCCCAAGACCGCGCGCCGCATCGGTTCCGATGGCAACGAAGAGGAAATCAGCCTCGATCTGGTCGCGGTCGGCGACCGCCTGCGCGTGCGGCCCGGCGAGAAGGTGCCGGTCGACGGCGTGGTCGAGGACGGCCGCTCCTCGCTCGACGAGTCGATGGTCACCGGTGAGTCCATGCCCGTCACCAAGGCCAAGGCCGACACGGTGATCGGCGGCACGCTCAACCAGACCGGAGCGCTGGTGATCGTCGCCGACAAGGTCGGACGCGACACCATGCTCGCGCGGATCGTCCAGATGGTCGCCGAGGCGCAGCGCTCGCGCGCGCCGATCCAGCGCATGGCCGATCAGGTGTCGGGCTGGTTCGTGCCGGTGGTCATCGCGGTCGCGGTGGTCGCGTTCATCGCCTGGGGTATCTGGGGCCCAGAGCCGCGCTTCGCCTACGGGCTGGTGGCGGCGGTCGCCGTGCTGATCATCGCTTGTCCTTGCGCGTTGGGTCTCGCCACGCCGATGTCGATCATGGTCGGCGTCGGCCGCGGCGCCGGGCTCGGCGTCCTTATCAAGAACGCCGAAGCGCTCGAGCAAATGGAAAAGGTCGACACGCTCGTCGTCGACAAGACAGGCACGCTCACCGAAGGCCGGCCTGCCGTCACCCAGATCGTGCCGGCGCCCGGCTTCGACGAAGCCGAACTGCTGCGGCTTGCCGCCTCGGTCGAGCGGGCCTCCGAGCATCCGCTCGCGTTGGCAATCGTCGAGGCCGCGAAGGATCGCGGCATCGCCACGAGCGACGTCATCGACTTCGACTCGCCGACTGGGCGCGGCGCGCTCGGCACGGTCGAAGGGCGGCGCATCGTCCTCGGCAATGCGCGGTTCCTTGCCGACGAAGGGGTTGCGACTGAGGCGCTCGCCAGCCAGGCCGACGCACTGCGACGCGATGGCGCCACCGCAATCTTCATCGGAATCGACGGCACCGTCGGCGGTGCCTTCGCCATCGCCGATCCGGTGAAGGCCACGACGCCCGAAGCGCTCGCCGCGCTCAAGGCGGAGGGTATTCGCGTGGTCATGCTGACCGGCGACAACCGCACGACAGCGGAAGCGGTCGCCCGGCGCCTGGGCATCGACGAGGTCGAAGCCGAGGTGCTGCCCGATCAGAAAAGCGCCGTGGTCGCCAAGTTCAAGCGCGAGGGGCGGGTGGTCGCCATGGCCGGCGACGGTGTCAACGACGCCCCCGCGCTGGCCGCCGCCGATGTCGGCATCGCCATGGGCTCGGGCACCGACGTCGCCATCGAGAGCGCGGGCGTGACCCTGCTCAAGGGCGACCTCACCGGCATCGTCCGGGCGCGTAAGCTCAGCCAGGCGACCATGTCGAACATCCGCCAGAACCTCGTCTTCGCCTTCATCTACAATGTCGCGGGCGTGCCGGTGGCGGCGGGCGCGCTCTATCCGCTGTTCGGCATCCTGCTCTCGCCGATCATCGCGGCCGCCGCCATGGCGCTCTCCTCGGTCAGCGTGGTCACCAACGCGCTGCGACTCAACCGGAAGGCGCTGTGA
- a CDS encoding class I SAM-dependent methyltransferase, with protein MQSYTPPLGTGSTKDYDRAIRLWTREKRWRAAMLAALAPKAGETVVDVGCGTGSFALMLKQAEPRTQVIGLDPDAEALDIARHKAAVRRADIDWRQGFARDVAPGTADAVVSSLVLHQMPVREKAATLRAMFAMLRPGGRLVIADYGRQQGFMRLAFRLTVQRLDGIDDTRPNADGVLPGLIAAAGFRHVAETFRLLTITGAIDLFTAHRPAQDHGLTVANDLG; from the coding sequence ATGCAATCCTACACCCCGCCGCTCGGGACCGGATCGACGAAAGACTATGATCGCGCGATCCGCCTGTGGACGCGGGAGAAGCGGTGGCGTGCCGCCATGCTCGCCGCCCTGGCGCCCAAAGCCGGTGAGACGGTCGTCGACGTCGGCTGTGGCACCGGCAGCTTCGCGCTGATGCTCAAGCAAGCCGAGCCCAGGACGCAGGTGATCGGTCTCGATCCCGATGCCGAGGCGCTCGACATCGCGCGGCACAAGGCCGCTGTGCGGCGGGCCGATATCGACTGGCGTCAGGGATTTGCCAGGGACGTGGCCCCGGGTACCGCCGACGCTGTCGTGTCGAGTCTCGTGCTGCATCAGATGCCGGTCAGGGAGAAGGCGGCAACCCTGCGCGCCATGTTCGCCATGCTGCGCCCGGGTGGGCGCCTGGTGATCGCCGATTATGGCCGCCAGCAGGGTTTCATGCGGCTTGCCTTCCGCCTGACCGTGCAGCGGCTCGATGGCATCGATGATACCCGGCCCAATGCCGACGGCGTGCTCCCCGGCCTGATCGCGGCGGCCGGCTTCAGGCATGTGGCCGAGACGTTTCGGCTTTTGACCATCACCGGCGCGATCGACTTGTTTACGGCGCATCGACCGGCGCAGGACCACGGCCTTACGGTTGCCAATGACCTTGGCTGA
- the copD gene encoding copper homeostasis membrane protein CopD, whose product MNDVALVAVRWALYVDLGLLFGLPLFALYAPGGGRMVQRHLPMVAMVAGLACLALLLSALGFALQAAAMTGLPLTQPDLSMVAELFNGTSMGTALKARLVALLVLLLSIPFYRRQSRPAFIASTLAGAVALATLAWSGHGAAGEGEAGWLQLGADLIHLLAAGAWVGALAAFLALVLPRLATDDLAAQDMDRVTLAEEALRGFSLVGTIIVALLILTGTVNGWFLVGPGNIASLGQSTYGLLLIAKLLLFAGMLGLAALNRYRLTPALAQAIEEEDAPRAQALLRASLVVEGGLAIVILGLVAWLGTLSPPMSM is encoded by the coding sequence ATGAACGACGTGGCACTCGTCGCCGTCCGCTGGGCGCTCTACGTCGATCTCGGCCTGTTGTTCGGCCTGCCGCTGTTCGCGCTCTATGCGCCCGGCGGCGGCCGGATGGTACAGCGGCATCTGCCGATGGTAGCAATGGTGGCCGGTCTCGCCTGTCTCGCCCTCCTGCTGTCGGCGCTGGGGTTCGCGTTGCAGGCAGCGGCCATGACCGGGCTGCCGCTCACCCAGCCTGATCTTTCCATGGTCGCAGAGCTGTTCAACGGCACGTCCATGGGAACGGCGCTGAAGGCGCGCCTCGTCGCGCTCCTCGTTCTTCTGCTCTCCATCCCCTTCTATCGCCGGCAATCCCGTCCTGCCTTCATCGCCTCCACTCTGGCAGGCGCGGTCGCACTCGCGACCCTCGCCTGGAGTGGGCATGGCGCGGCTGGCGAAGGCGAGGCGGGCTGGCTGCAACTGGGGGCCGATCTCATCCATCTGCTCGCCGCCGGCGCCTGGGTCGGCGCGCTTGCCGCATTCCTCGCGCTGGTACTTCCCAGGCTCGCAACCGACGATCTCGCCGCTCAAGACATGGACCGGGTCACGCTCGCCGAGGAAGCGTTGCGGGGCTTCTCCCTCGTCGGCACGATCATCGTCGCCCTGCTGATCCTGACCGGGACGGTGAACGGCTGGTTCCTCGTCGGTCCGGGCAACATCGCCTCGCTCGGGCAGTCGACCTACGGCCTGCTGCTCATCGCCAAGCTGCTGCTGTTCGCCGGCATGCTGGGCCTGGCCGCGCTCAACCGTTATCGCCTGACCCCGGCACTTGCGCAGGCGATCGAGGAAGAGGACGCGCCACGGGCGCAGGCGCTGCTGCGCGCGAGCCTCGTCGTCGAAGGCGGTCTTGCGATCGTCATTCTCGGGCTCGTCGCCTGGCTGGGGACACTATCGCCGCCCATGTCGATGTAG
- the copC gene encoding copper homeostasis periplasmic binding protein CopC: MRFFSPLAAIAAVGLSVSAPAYAHPKLVSSTPAANASVPAPSRITLTFSEGLMPKLSGAEIVMTGMPGMPNHRMAVTGFKTSVEGDKTLVLTLAKPLMAGSYQVAWHVVSTDTHRIQGNLAFTVK, translated from the coding sequence ATGCGCTTCTTTTCGCCCCTCGCAGCCATCGCCGCCGTCGGCCTGAGTGTTTCGGCTCCGGCCTACGCCCATCCCAAGCTCGTGTCCTCGACGCCCGCCGCCAACGCCAGCGTCCCGGCGCCGTCGCGTATAACGCTCACCTTCAGTGAAGGTCTGATGCCGAAGCTGTCGGGCGCCGAGATCGTGATGACCGGCATGCCCGGCATGCCCAACCACCGCATGGCGGTAACCGGCTTCAAGACGTCCGTCGAAGGCGACAAGACGCTCGTGCTGACGCTCGCCAAGCCGCTCATGGCGGGCAGCTATCAGGTCGCCTGGCACGTCGTCTCGACCGACACGCACCGCATCCAGGGCAATCTCGCCTTTACCGTCAAGTGA
- a CDS encoding periplasmic heavy metal sensor, with translation MRDRRLLLLVLLTFAAAIAGVVIGRVYVVPVRPVENELHELLHRDLKLDSAQHSRLETIEKNYALRRQALEAELRADNARLAEAIEAEHGYGPQVAAAVDRSHQAMGALQKETLEHIFAMRAVLRPDQTEKFDDAVVKALTAKSK, from the coding sequence ATGCGCGACCGCCGGCTCCTGCTCCTCGTCCTGCTGACCTTTGCCGCGGCGATCGCCGGTGTGGTCATCGGCCGCGTCTATGTGGTTCCGGTGCGCCCGGTCGAAAATGAGCTGCACGAGCTGCTCCATCGCGATCTGAAGCTGGATTCCGCGCAACACAGCCGGCTCGAGACAATCGAGAAGAACTACGCCTTACGGCGTCAAGCGCTGGAGGCCGAACTGCGCGCCGACAATGCGCGCCTCGCGGAGGCGATCGAAGCGGAGCATGGCTATGGCCCGCAAGTCGCAGCGGCGGTGGATCGCTCGCACCAGGCCATGGGGGCCCTGCAGAAGGAAACGCTCGAGCACATCTTCGCAATGCGGGCCGTGCTGCGTCCCGATCAGACCGAGAAGTTCGACGACGCCGTAGTGAAAGCGCTGACGGCCAAGTCCAAATGA
- a CDS encoding RNA polymerase sigma factor encodes MTACLPDCSDGELAALALGGRQAAYGELVRRHQGWVHRLVRSHIGDGEEALDVTQASFVAAFAALNRYDAARPFQVWMSRIVINKCHDWRRRRAVRNFFSMALPLGEADDVADEAPLPDQAIGAEQQLAEAMKAIAALPASLKDTLILRTIDEKSEAETAEILGISQKAVETRLYRARARLAEMLKKV; translated from the coding sequence ATGACCGCGTGCCTCCCCGACTGCTCGGACGGGGAGCTCGCGGCTCTGGCGCTTGGAGGCCGGCAAGCGGCCTATGGCGAGCTGGTCCGCCGGCATCAGGGCTGGGTGCACCGCCTCGTGCGCAGCCATATAGGTGACGGAGAGGAGGCGCTGGACGTCACGCAGGCAAGCTTCGTCGCCGCCTTCGCCGCACTCAACCGCTATGACGCTGCGCGACCCTTCCAGGTCTGGATGTCCCGGATCGTCATCAACAAATGCCATGACTGGCGGCGCCGGCGCGCGGTCCGGAACTTCTTCTCCATGGCCCTGCCGCTGGGCGAGGCGGATGACGTCGCCGATGAGGCGCCGCTACCCGACCAGGCAATCGGCGCCGAGCAGCAACTGGCAGAGGCGATGAAAGCGATCGCCGCCCTGCCCGCCTCTCTCAAAGACACGCTCATCCTGCGGACGATCGACGAGAAATCGGAAGCCGAAACCGCCGAGATTCTCGGCATCAGCCAGAAGGCAGTCGAGACCCGCCTCTACCGCGCCCGCGCACGCCTCGCGGAAATGTTGAAGAAAGTTTGA
- a CDS encoding copper resistance system multicopper oxidase translates to MISALDRRQFLRGAALAGGGAALSAWLPAWAQTISPGMRPTLPTVSGEDITLTIARQSMTIDGRKFRAIGLNGTVPAPLIRLREGQRVRLNVINQLEEDSSIHWHGLILPANMDGVPGVSFPGIKPGSNYLYQFPVVQSGTYWYHSHSGLQEQEGHYGPIIIDPAGADPVAYDREHVIVLADHSALSPQAIFRRLKVNPGHFNFQRQTLAGLLSGKDQPLKDRLDWGQMRMDPADISDVTGSTYTYLVNGHGPMDNWTALFTPGERVRLRVINASAMTTFNVRIPGLPLTIVQADGQNVVPVTVDEFQIGVAETYDVVVSPGDDKAYTLVGEAIDRSGMARATLAPRAGMAGEVPPLRKRPLADMKDMGMDMSSMPGMEGMDMSGGAMRGVDPTAEKNASARLATGAAAAMATMDNSAMAGMDHSGMDHSAMSGMDHGSMAGMDHGAMGADGQMAGMDHGGHAMGSMKMRDFSNAPQVKRDPSVQTISPMPVDRTGEPGQGLTDVGHKVLVYKDLMALERNPDVRAPSRSIDIHLTGNMERFMWSFDGEKMSDHHEPIPFIEGERVRVNLINDTMMGHPIHIHGHFFELVTGHGDHAPRKHTVIVQPGGKVSWDFTADAVGDWAFHCHLLYHMHAGMMRVVSVRPKGDAQ, encoded by the coding sequence ATGATTTCTGCTCTCGACCGCCGCCAGTTCCTCCGCGGCGCGGCCCTCGCCGGCGGCGGCGCAGCATTGTCAGCCTGGCTGCCGGCCTGGGCGCAGACGATCTCGCCGGGGATGCGACCGACGCTGCCGACCGTGTCGGGCGAAGACATCACGCTCACCATCGCCCGGCAGTCGATGACCATCGACGGGCGCAAGTTCCGGGCAATCGGCCTCAACGGCACGGTCCCCGCCCCGCTGATCCGGCTGCGCGAGGGCCAGCGCGTGCGGCTCAACGTCATCAATCAGCTGGAGGAGGACAGCTCGATCCACTGGCACGGGCTGATCCTGCCGGCCAATATGGACGGTGTGCCGGGCGTGTCTTTTCCGGGCATCAAGCCGGGATCGAACTACCTCTACCAGTTCCCCGTCGTGCAAAGCGGCACCTACTGGTATCACAGCCATTCAGGCCTGCAGGAACAGGAAGGCCATTACGGCCCGATCATCATCGATCCCGCCGGTGCCGATCCGGTCGCCTATGACCGCGAGCATGTCATCGTGCTCGCCGATCACAGCGCGCTCTCGCCGCAGGCGATCTTCCGGCGCCTCAAGGTCAACCCCGGCCATTTCAATTTCCAGCGCCAGACCCTGGCCGGGCTCCTGTCGGGCAAGGATCAGCCGCTCAAGGACCGGCTCGACTGGGGCCAGATGCGGATGGACCCGGCCGACATCTCCGATGTGACCGGATCCACCTACACCTATCTCGTCAACGGCCATGGTCCGATGGACAACTGGACCGCGCTCTTCACCCCGGGCGAACGGGTGCGGCTGCGGGTCATCAATGCGTCGGCGATGACCACCTTCAACGTCCGCATCCCCGGCCTGCCGCTGACCATCGTCCAGGCCGACGGGCAGAATGTGGTGCCGGTCACCGTCGACGAGTTCCAGATTGGTGTTGCCGAGACCTACGACGTCGTTGTCAGCCCAGGCGATGACAAGGCCTACACCCTTGTCGGCGAGGCGATCGACCGCTCGGGCATGGCGCGTGCCACGCTCGCGCCGCGCGCCGGCATGGCCGGCGAGGTTCCCCCCTTACGCAAACGGCCGCTCGCCGACATGAAGGACATGGGCATGGACATGTCCTCGATGCCGGGCATGGAAGGCATGGACATGTCGGGCGGCGCTATGCGGGGCGTCGATCCGACGGCCGAGAAGAACGCGTCCGCGCGCCTCGCGACCGGCGCGGCGGCAGCGATGGCGACCATGGACAACAGCGCCATGGCGGGCATGGACCATTCGGGGATGGATCATTCCGCGATGAGCGGGATGGATCATGGATCGATGGCCGGCATGGACCACGGCGCGATGGGCGCCGATGGCCAGATGGCGGGCATGGATCATGGCGGGCACGCGATGGGTTCGATGAAGATGCGCGACTTCTCGAACGCGCCGCAGGTGAAGCGCGATCCGAGCGTCCAGACCATCTCGCCGATGCCCGTCGACCGCACCGGCGAGCCCGGCCAGGGCCTCACCGACGTCGGCCACAAGGTGCTCGTCTACAAGGATCTGATGGCGCTCGAGCGCAATCCAGACGTGCGCGCGCCGAGCCGCAGCATCGACATCCACCTCACCGGCAACATGGAGCGGTTCATGTGGTCGTTCGACGGCGAAAAAATGTCGGACCATCACGAGCCGATCCCGTTCATCGAAGGCGAGCGGGTGCGCGTCAATCTCATCAACGACACGATGATGGGGCATCCGATCCACATCCACGGCCATTTCTTCGAGCTGGTGACCGGGCATGGCGACCATGCGCCGCGCAAGCACACCGTCATCGTCCAGCCCGGCGGCAAGGTGAGCTGGGACTTCACCGCCGACGCGGTCGGGGACTGGGCCTTCCACTGCCATCTCCTCTACCACATGCATGCAGGGATGATGCGGGTCGTGAGCGTGCGTCCGAAGGGAGACGCGCAATGA
- a CDS encoding copper resistance protein B, translating into MTRILTPLVSAIALLAAAPAFAQDHSMHDMPGMAPPGGARPAQEKKKDKAAAPRPKPTARPRAQKPAPDTMPAMDHSQHQTTPAAQANAAGQPQSTSPAMPEMPGMDHSQHQDGAMPDMPGMDHAQHGQTATPGTPAMPGMQMTGTALPAGNAPPPPPPGDHFADRDFPGGEMARSRDIMMKDSGGNNFGQVLLNLFEYQAHSGRDGYRWDGEGFYGGDINRLWLKSEGEGEFGRGIDSAEVQVLYSRAIDPYFNLQGGIRQDFGRGPDRTYATIGVEGLAPGMFEVEGALFLSTKGDLLGRVEGYYDQRITQRLILQPRAEVNFAAQDIPENDIGSGLVNIELGARLRYEFSRQFAPYIGVSYLRKAGDTARLSRLAGEDVHATSFVAGIRFWF; encoded by the coding sequence ATGACCCGCATCCTCACGCCGCTGGTGAGCGCGATCGCCCTTCTCGCCGCCGCACCCGCCTTTGCCCAGGATCATTCGATGCACGACATGCCCGGCATGGCGCCGCCGGGCGGGGCGCGGCCGGCGCAGGAGAAAAAGAAGGACAAGGCCGCCGCGCCGCGCCCCAAGCCCACTGCCAGGCCGCGCGCTCAGAAGCCAGCGCCGGACACCATGCCGGCAATGGACCATTCGCAGCACCAGACCACTCCCGCGGCGCAAGCAAATGCGGCCGGTCAGCCGCAATCCACGTCTCCCGCAATGCCGGAGATGCCGGGCATGGACCACTCCCAGCATCAGGACGGCGCGATGCCCGACATGCCCGGGATGGACCATGCGCAGCATGGCCAGACAGCGACGCCGGGAACGCCCGCCATGCCCGGCATGCAAATGACCGGCACCGCACTTCCGGCCGGCAATGCGCCCCCGCCGCCGCCCCCAGGCGACCACTTCGCCGATCGGGATTTTCCCGGCGGCGAGATGGCGCGCTCGCGCGACATCATGATGAAGGACAGCGGCGGCAACAATTTCGGGCAGGTGCTGCTCAACCTGTTCGAGTATCAGGCGCATAGCGGCCGCGATGGCTATCGCTGGGATGGCGAAGGCTTTTACGGCGGCGACATCAACCGCCTCTGGCTCAAGAGCGAGGGCGAAGGCGAGTTCGGCCGCGGCATCGACAGCGCCGAGGTGCAGGTGCTCTACAGCCGGGCCATCGACCCCTATTTCAATCTTCAGGGCGGTATCCGCCAGGACTTCGGCCGCGGGCCCGACCGCACCTACGCGACGATCGGCGTCGAGGGCCTGGCTCCTGGCATGTTCGAGGTCGAAGGCGCGCTGTTCCTCTCGACCAAGGGCGACCTTCTGGGCCGGGTCGAGGGCTATTACGACCAGCGCATCACCCAGCGCCTGATCTTGCAGCCGCGCGCCGAGGTCAATTTCGCCGCGCAGGATATTCCGGAGAACGACATCGGTTCGGGGCTGGTCAACATAGAGCTCGGCGCGCGCCTGCGCTACGAATTCAGCCGCCAGTTCGCACCTTACATCGGCGTTTCCTATCTGCGCAAAGCCGGAGACACGGCGCGGCTGTCGAGGCTTGCGGGCGAGGACGTCCATGCCACCAGCTTCGTCGCCGGCATCCGCTTCTGGTTCTAG